A window of the Bacteriovorax sp. PP10 genome harbors these coding sequences:
- a CDS encoding polyketide synthase yields MFIHKLFEKTADRMRDTIALSMGGRVLTYGELENLSNKISYALMSEGVGAGDIVGVCLKRSPELVATVLAILKSGAAYLPLDPEYPSDRLKYMVTHSRVRKIIAHEKFTSIFNGTTASLLTFEKINLDQFESSRPEVNEAMIDLAYVIYTSGSTGNPKGVSLGHAALVNLIEWQNEQTIFKTNSVTLQFTPLSFDVHFQEIFSTLTLGGHLVMISEELRLDTYELLKTLSEKHVNRLFLPYVALNHLSEIAVIHNLYPDSLKEITTAGEQLKITPNIRAFFNKIPGAVLYNHYGPSETHVVTSLTLSGNADSWPNLPTIGQAIANVRVLLLDENLNPVATGSEGDIYLGGVCLANGYLHSPELTAERFLQSENLGRIYKTGDIGYIDTDGNIVFLGRKDGQVKIRGYRIELGEVEIAIMKQRSVDRAVVKVIDDESENYICAYVTGNTDIGKLREALRTELPEYMVPSHFLKIDSIPLTPSGKVDYKALPIPGTERPDLSVEFVQAESPTELFIERCWKKYIRIQKIGIDDNFFDLGGTSLMAIKILIDINQVAEKKLTVVHLFQYATIRQIANFIDTDQDELDNFLGSLGENTDVISGDIAVIGMTGRFPGAKNIDEFWNNLVEVKNNIEIFDSSLVNPAVDNELTEDSNYVFAQGAYPGQENFDNKFFGMTPREAELMDPQQRKFLELTHEGLELAGYNPESYKGSIGIFAGMGNSKYSRLVDQYPEKAKMIGDFNVMLGLEKDYIATRVAFKLNLKGPALSIHTACSTSLVAIIEAVKNLRVKNCDMALAGGIAISGAPNTGHLFQEGGILSKNGECRSFDNEATGTIFTDGGGVVVLKRLSDAERDGDSILAVIKGVGINNDGSHKMSFTAPSVMGQAEAILRAQKDAGVSADSIGFIEAHGTATPVGDPIEVEALIKAFRKSTDLKNYCYLGSLKSNMGHLTGAAGVASFMKAVKVVNTGIIPGTVHYTSPNKMLDLDSSPFIITNKTEKFPESHLVKRAGISSFGVGGTNAHIIIEEYKKPVVENTTDLDETSSIFKLSAKSAAQLELMQKELLTFLQKSDVSIWKKIAYTLETGRKEYKFRSYIAGNKPEDLNRLTVLNSGKGEYTKLPSIYFMFPGQGSHYKQMGKGLYATSGIFKEIFDQCCDLLNKHISYNIKDLIFDESSEENLNNTFYSQPAIFIIEYSLAMTLKSLGITPKAYIGHSIGEFVAATLNGVFSLEDGLRAISKRAELMKALPVGMMLSVSTSEEKLKEIIGLRALDIAAVNGSMSCVVAGAIDNVNAFKKELADLDIASIELKTSHAFHSRMMKPAVGMFLEFLKELPISKPMSPMYSTVTTKMELDLFGTPEYWANHIIDTVQFSRTIAKVLATPNILLLEVGTKNILTNLAKKEMALITGSDTKIVTLLSGNKAELENLSFNKALGDLWLSGIKVSDSRILFAEVDRKKVVAPVYIFEETKLWLEPKNKKTLKTLNMSETINRNGTMNTQLTSLQNTLVELFERSSGIEVGSFDNDTTFLEMGMDSLFLTQVALLLKKELKTTVTFRQLMEDYGSINLLANHLVDKVEVKVAAPVQVSTPAPIAAPVVHTPVQPTQAVAPVQQAPVQQQQQQRVIIPTMAPVTSGSGLESIINRQLELMSQQIMLLSGNQISTTLSPVQNTEVQMQIPAAMSAAPQVQQAQAPAVAVAEKKGKVSVTNVKDAFGAQARISTEKTAQLTDAQNKEIKNFFEQYTAKTKGSKKFTQDNRKNHADPRVVTGFKPESKEVVYPIVVKKSYLQTLWDIDDNKYIDMTCGFGSNFFGNGNEIIKKHVLKQIEDGIELGPQHPLVAEVSNMINEMTGNERTAFCNTGSEAVLGAMRIARTVTGREKIIVFSGSYHGINDEVILRGSKSGKSFPAAPGINGEAVSNMIVLDYGTAESLQIIREMAGEVAAVLVEPVQSRRCNFHPVEFLKEVRKITLESQTCLIFDEIITGFRVHPAGAQGYFGIRADLCTYGKIVGGGMPIGVVSGKSEYMDALDGGHWQYGDDSTPTVGVTYFAGTFVRHPLALAAAKGALEILKEGGVERLDQLNKKAQKFADDLNLFLLTENAPIEMNNFGPLMKPKWNADITSGDLLFAILRYNGVHVYDGFPWFINLAHTDQELAEVLNAFKSAVKTMQKMGLFPVNANSNTNEINLDPKVFDQKGAPMVGAKIGRDEKGNPAWFVEDPENAGEYYLLKG; encoded by the coding sequence TTGTTCATCCACAAGTTGTTTGAAAAAACTGCTGATCGTATGAGAGACACTATTGCATTGTCGATGGGTGGCCGTGTTTTAACTTATGGTGAACTTGAAAACCTATCGAACAAAATTTCTTATGCATTAATGAGTGAAGGTGTGGGCGCAGGAGATATTGTTGGTGTATGCCTTAAGCGTTCTCCGGAACTTGTTGCAACTGTTTTAGCAATACTAAAGTCAGGTGCGGCCTATTTACCACTAGACCCAGAATACCCAAGCGATAGATTAAAATACATGGTGACACATTCTCGTGTCAGAAAAATTATTGCTCACGAAAAATTCACATCCATCTTCAATGGCACAACGGCTTCTCTTTTAACTTTTGAAAAAATCAATCTTGATCAGTTCGAATCAAGTAGACCTGAAGTTAATGAAGCAATGATCGACCTTGCTTATGTTATCTATACGAGCGGCTCAACAGGAAACCCTAAAGGTGTCTCTCTTGGGCATGCGGCCTTAGTGAACTTAATCGAATGGCAAAATGAACAAACTATTTTTAAAACAAATAGTGTGACTCTACAGTTCACTCCATTAAGTTTCGATGTTCACTTTCAAGAAATATTTTCAACTCTGACACTAGGTGGACACCTGGTGATGATTTCAGAAGAGCTGCGCTTAGATACATACGAGCTATTAAAAACTCTTTCAGAAAAGCATGTGAATAGATTATTTCTTCCTTACGTTGCTCTTAATCACCTTTCTGAAATTGCGGTGATTCATAATCTTTATCCAGATTCACTAAAAGAAATCACGACTGCCGGTGAGCAATTAAAGATCACTCCAAACATTCGTGCATTCTTTAATAAGATCCCAGGTGCTGTTTTATACAATCACTACGGGCCGAGTGAAACTCACGTTGTGACAAGTCTAACTCTTTCTGGTAACGCCGATTCATGGCCTAATCTTCCAACAATCGGTCAGGCGATTGCAAACGTAAGAGTTCTTTTACTGGATGAAAATTTAAATCCAGTTGCGACAGGATCTGAAGGGGATATCTACTTAGGTGGAGTATGTCTTGCTAACGGATACCTGCACTCACCGGAATTAACGGCAGAGAGATTTCTTCAATCAGAAAATCTTGGTCGTATTTATAAAACAGGTGATATTGGATATATCGACACTGACGGCAATATCGTTTTCCTTGGCAGAAAAGACGGTCAGGTGAAAATCAGAGGATACAGAATTGAATTAGGTGAAGTTGAGATCGCTATCATGAAACAACGTAGCGTTGATCGTGCCGTTGTTAAAGTGATTGATGATGAAAGCGAAAACTATATCTGTGCTTACGTCACAGGAAATACTGATATCGGTAAACTTAGAGAAGCTCTTCGCACTGAGCTTCCTGAATATATGGTTCCAAGCCATTTCTTAAAAATTGATTCAATCCCACTGACGCCTTCTGGAAAAGTGGATTACAAGGCCCTTCCTATTCCTGGAACAGAGCGCCCGGATCTATCAGTAGAATTCGTTCAAGCAGAATCACCTACAGAATTATTTATTGAAAGATGCTGGAAAAAATATATCCGCATTCAAAAAATCGGTATCGATGATAATTTCTTTGACCTGGGTGGTACTTCACTTATGGCCATCAAGATTTTAATCGATATCAACCAGGTTGCTGAAAAGAAGTTAACAGTTGTTCATCTTTTCCAATATGCAACTATCAGACAAATTGCCAACTTCATTGATACTGACCAGGATGAATTAGATAACTTTCTTGGAAGTCTTGGTGAGAATACTGATGTTATTTCTGGAGATATCGCAGTTATTGGTATGACTGGAAGATTTCCTGGTGCCAAAAATATTGATGAATTCTGGAATAACTTAGTTGAAGTTAAAAACAATATTGAAATTTTTGATTCAAGCTTAGTGAACCCTGCTGTAGATAACGAACTAACAGAAGACAGCAATTATGTTTTCGCTCAAGGGGCATACCCAGGGCAAGAAAACTTCGATAATAAATTCTTCGGCATGACTCCACGTGAAGCGGAGTTAATGGACCCTCAACAAAGAAAGTTCCTGGAGTTGACTCACGAAGGTCTTGAGCTTGCTGGATACAATCCTGAAAGCTACAAAGGCTCAATTGGCATTTTCGCCGGAATGGGAAATTCTAAATACTCACGTCTCGTTGATCAGTATCCTGAAAAAGCAAAAATGATCGGGGACTTCAACGTGATGCTTGGTCTTGAAAAAGACTACATCGCCACAAGAGTTGCTTTCAAATTAAATTTAAAAGGACCGGCCCTAAGCATTCATACAGCATGTTCAACATCGCTTGTCGCAATCATTGAAGCTGTAAAGAACTTACGAGTGAAAAACTGTGATATGGCCCTTGCTGGTGGTATCGCTATTTCAGGCGCACCAAATACAGGACATCTATTTCAAGAAGGTGGAATTCTATCGAAGAACGGCGAATGCCGCTCGTTTGATAATGAAGCAACAGGAACAATCTTTACTGACGGTGGTGGAGTTGTTGTTCTTAAGCGTTTGAGTGATGCTGAAAGAGACGGCGATTCAATCCTTGCCGTGATTAAAGGAGTGGGAATCAATAATGATGGTTCTCATAAAATGAGTTTTACAGCTCCAAGTGTAATGGGGCAAGCAGAAGCTATTTTACGCGCTCAAAAAGATGCAGGTGTTTCTGCAGATTCAATCGGCTTTATTGAAGCTCACGGTACCGCCACTCCAGTTGGAGATCCCATTGAAGTTGAAGCCTTGATTAAAGCTTTTAGAAAATCAACTGACCTGAAAAATTACTGCTACCTTGGATCATTAAAATCCAACATGGGACACTTAACTGGTGCCGCCGGTGTCGCAAGTTTCATGAAAGCAGTAAAAGTTGTAAACACTGGAATCATTCCAGGAACAGTTCATTATACAAGTCCAAATAAAATGCTGGACCTTGATAGTTCACCTTTTATTATCACGAATAAAACAGAGAAATTTCCAGAGTCTCATCTGGTGAAGAGAGCTGGTATTTCATCTTTTGGTGTTGGTGGGACAAATGCTCACATCATTATCGAAGAGTATAAAAAACCAGTTGTAGAAAATACGACAGATCTTGATGAAACATCATCTATCTTTAAGCTTTCAGCGAAATCAGCTGCTCAGCTTGAATTGATGCAAAAAGAATTGCTCACTTTCCTGCAGAAAAGTGATGTTTCTATTTGGAAGAAAATTGCCTATACACTTGAGACAGGTAGAAAAGAATATAAATTCAGAAGTTATATCGCAGGAAATAAGCCAGAAGATTTAAATCGTTTAACGGTTTTAAACTCTGGAAAAGGGGAGTACACAAAACTTCCATCAATCTACTTTATGTTCCCAGGTCAAGGCAGCCATTATAAACAAATGGGGAAAGGCCTGTATGCAACGAGCGGAATCTTTAAAGAGATTTTTGATCAGTGTTGCGACCTTTTAAATAAGCACATCTCTTACAATATTAAAGATCTTATTTTTGATGAAAGCTCAGAAGAGAATTTAAATAATACTTTCTATTCTCAACCTGCAATCTTTATTATTGAGTACTCACTGGCCATGACACTAAAGTCTCTAGGGATCACCCCAAAAGCTTATATTGGTCACAGTATTGGTGAATTCGTTGCAGCGACACTCAATGGTGTTTTTTCTCTTGAAGATGGTCTTCGTGCCATTTCGAAACGAGCAGAACTCATGAAGGCCCTTCCTGTTGGAATGATGCTTTCGGTGAGCACAAGTGAAGAAAAATTAAAAGAGATCATTGGACTACGTGCTCTTGATATTGCTGCCGTTAATGGTTCGATGTCTTGCGTAGTCGCCGGAGCAATCGATAATGTTAATGCTTTCAAGAAAGAGTTAGCTGATCTTGATATCGCTTCAATTGAATTAAAAACATCTCACGCTTTCCATTCTCGAATGATGAAACCAGCTGTTGGAATGTTCTTAGAGTTCTTAAAAGAACTTCCAATTTCAAAACCAATGTCTCCAATGTATTCAACGGTCACAACAAAGATGGAACTAGATCTTTTTGGGACACCGGAATACTGGGCCAACCACATTATCGATACAGTCCAGTTTTCTCGCACTATCGCGAAAGTCCTGGCAACACCAAATATTCTTTTACTGGAAGTAGGAACAAAAAACATTCTTACCAACCTTGCTAAAAAAGAAATGGCCCTAATCACTGGATCAGATACAAAAATCGTGACTCTACTTTCAGGTAATAAGGCCGAGCTTGAGAACCTGAGCTTCAATAAGGCGCTGGGAGATCTTTGGTTATCAGGAATCAAAGTTTCTGATTCTCGTATTCTTTTTGCAGAAGTAGATAGAAAGAAAGTCGTAGCTCCAGTTTATATTTTCGAAGAAACAAAACTTTGGCTTGAGCCTAAAAATAAAAAAACTCTTAAAACTCTTAATATGTCTGAAACAATCAATAGGAATGGAACTATGAACACTCAACTTACATCTCTTCAAAATACTCTGGTAGAGTTATTCGAAAGATCTTCAGGAATTGAAGTCGGAAGCTTTGATAACGATACAACTTTCCTGGAAATGGGAATGGACTCGTTATTTCTTACCCAGGTCGCTCTTCTTTTAAAGAAAGAGTTAAAGACAACTGTAACTTTCAGACAACTGATGGAAGATTACGGATCAATTAATCTTTTAGCTAATCACTTAGTAGATAAAGTAGAAGTTAAAGTCGCAGCACCTGTTCAGGTTTCAACTCCTGCACCAATTGCTGCTCCTGTTGTACATACGCCTGTTCAACCAACTCAGGCCGTAGCTCCGGTACAACAAGCACCTGTTCAGCAGCAACAACAACAAAGAGTGATCATTCCAACGATGGCACCAGTAACAAGTGGAAGCGGATTAGAATCAATCATCAATCGTCAGCTTGAACTCATGTCTCAACAGATCATGCTTTTAAGCGGAAACCAAATTTCAACAACTTTATCTCCAGTTCAAAATACTGAAGTGCAAATGCAGATCCCTGCAGCGATGAGTGCGGCTCCTCAAGTTCAACAAGCACAAGCACCAGCAGTTGCAGTTGCTGAGAAAAAAGGAAAAGTAAGTGTCACGAATGTAAAAGACGCTTTCGGAGCTCAAGCGCGTATCTCAACTGAAAAGACAGCTCAGTTAACTGATGCTCAAAATAAAGAGATCAAAAATTTCTTCGAGCAGTACACAGCAAAGACAAAAGGATCTAAAAAATTCACTCAGGATAACCGCAAGAATCACGCTGACCCACGTGTTGTGACAGGATTCAAACCTGAGAGTAAAGAAGTTGTTTACCCAATCGTTGTGAAAAAATCATACCTTCAAACTCTTTGGGATATTGATGACAACAAGTACATCGATATGACTTGTGGATTCGGTTCAAACTTTTTTGGTAACGGAAACGAAATCATTAAAAAGCATGTCCTGAAACAAATTGAAGATGGTATCGAACTTGGCCCTCAACACCCATTGGTTGCTGAAGTGTCAAACATGATTAACGAAATGACTGGAAACGAAAGAACAGCTTTCTGTAATACTGGTTCTGAAGCCGTACTAGGTGCCATGAGAATTGCCCGTACAGTGACAGGAAGAGAAAAAATTATCGTTTTCAGTGGTTCATATCACGGGATCAACGATGAAGTTATTTTACGTGGATCAAAATCAGGTAAGTCATTTCCAGCGGCACCAGGAATTAACGGTGAAGCGGTTTCTAACATGATCGTGTTAGATTATGGAACAGCAGAGTCACTACAAATCATTAGAGAGATGGCCGGTGAGGTCGCTGCGGTTCTAGTAGAGCCAGTTCAAAGTCGTCGTTGTAACTTTCATCCGGTAGAGTTCTTAAAAGAAGTAAGAAAAATTACTCTGGAATCACAAACATGTTTAATCTTTGATGAAATCATCACTGGTTTCAGAGTTCACCCAGCAGGAGCACAAGGTTACTTTGGAATCCGTGCAGATCTTTGTACTTACGGGAAGATCGTAGGTGGTGGAATGCCAATTGGTGTGGTCTCAGGTAAATCTGAATATATGGATGCACTTGATGGCGGTCACTGGCAATATGGAGATGATTCAACTCCGACTGTTGGAGTCACATATTTCGCAGGGACATTCGTTCGCCATCCATTAGCGTTAGCAGCAGCAAAAGGTGCATTGGAAATTTTAAAAGAAGGCGGAGTAGAGCGTCTTGATCAATTGAATAAAAAGGCACAAAAGTTTGCTGATGATTTGAACCTTTTCTTATTAACAGAAAATGCTCCAATCGAAATGAACAACTTTGGTCCACTAATGAAGCCGAAGTGGAATGCTGATATTACTAGTGGTGATTTGTTGTTCGCTATTCTAAGATATAACGGAGTACACGTTTATGACGGTTTTCCATGGTTCATTAATCTTGCTCACACAGATCAGGAATTAGCAGAAGTTTTAAATGCATTTAAGAGTGCAGTGAAGACAATGCAAAAAATGGGACTTTTTCCAGTAAATGCGAACTCTAATACTAACGAAATTAATCTTGATCCAAAAGTCTTCGACCAAAAAGGTGCACCAATGGTTGGTGCAAAAATTGGAAGAGATGAAAAAGGAAATCCTGCATGGTTCGTTGAAGATCCAGAAAATGCAGGAGAATATTACTTACTAAAGGGCTAG